Proteins from one Listeria innocua genomic window:
- a CDS encoding dUTP diphosphatase, which yields MKVRGFEVVNEASRKFPEQTISLPIRGDKGSAGYDFFSNETKTIAPGEKHIFWTDIKSYMQEDEVLNIHVRSSIGIKKGLLLCNGTGIIDSSYYSNPGNDGNIGIAIKNFSSDPVEIESGERVAQGVFQKYLVADTDIVANESRVGGVGSTGR from the coding sequence GTGAAAGTAAGAGGATTTGAAGTAGTTAATGAAGCAAGTAGAAAATTTCCAGAACAAACCATATCGCTACCAATACGCGGCGACAAAGGTTCAGCTGGCTATGATTTCTTCTCCAATGAAACAAAAACTATTGCACCAGGAGAAAAACATATTTTTTGGACAGACATTAAAAGTTATATGCAAGAAGATGAAGTTTTAAATATCCACGTGCGTTCTTCTATCGGCATTAAAAAAGGTTTATTGCTGTGTAACGGTACTGGCATAATCGATTCTTCTTATTATAGTAACCCAGGTAATGACGGGAATATCGGAATTGCAATTAAAAATTTCTCTTCAGACCCAGTAGAAATTGAATCCGGTGAACGTGTTGCACAAGGCGTTTTCCAAAAATACTTAGTAGCAGATACTGACATCGTTGCAAACGAATCACGCGTTGGTGGGGTAGGAAGTACTGGTAGATAA
- a CDS encoding aromatic acid exporter family protein, with amino-acid sequence MKFGARILKTGIAITLALFIAQLCNSPSPSLAGISAVFAIQPSIYRSYRTILERAQGNVIGAIIAIIFGLYIGNDFILIGVASIICVALLMQFRLENTIGLAVVTLIIVMDSPGNDFLEIALIRFGTIMLGLLAAFIVNLFFLPPKYEVSLFQLIYNTNSEIVRWIKLNLRHAADFPLLKKDMEWMQKQLNQTRNLYGLYREERTFLKKNAISKGRKIAVYRQMLLCSQKGFELLKIQHRYENDYLQLPPDKQELIRQHIDYLTDKHEQLLLTYIDKVSIDLEYVESHLAQDPQDLMQLFLREMEETEKDEYEDMMDKYHLMRIIASVFAYQETIDYLEKLIHSFKLRHTEENQIDINVNEE; translated from the coding sequence ATGAAATTCGGAGCTAGAATTTTGAAAACAGGTATTGCAATCACATTGGCGCTTTTTATTGCCCAGCTTTGCAATTCACCATCTCCATCTCTGGCAGGCATTTCCGCCGTTTTTGCTATCCAGCCTTCTATTTATAGATCATATCGAACTATTTTAGAACGGGCACAAGGGAACGTTATTGGAGCCATCATTGCAATTATTTTCGGACTTTATATTGGTAATGATTTTATTTTAATTGGTGTTGCTTCGATAATCTGTGTGGCTTTATTAATGCAATTTCGTTTGGAGAATACGATTGGACTTGCTGTAGTTACCTTAATCATTGTCATGGACTCTCCTGGTAATGACTTTTTAGAAATTGCCCTCATTCGTTTTGGGACAATTATGTTAGGTTTACTTGCTGCATTTATCGTTAATCTGTTCTTTTTACCACCGAAATATGAAGTTTCTCTTTTCCAGTTGATTTACAATACTAATAGCGAGATTGTACGCTGGATTAAACTAAATCTTCGCCACGCCGCAGACTTCCCTCTTCTAAAAAAAGATATGGAATGGATGCAAAAACAGTTAAATCAAACGCGTAACTTATACGGATTATACCGAGAAGAGCGTACTTTCCTGAAGAAAAATGCTATTTCAAAAGGTCGGAAAATTGCTGTTTATAGGCAGATGTTGCTTTGCTCTCAAAAAGGTTTTGAACTGTTAAAAATCCAACACCGTTATGAAAATGATTATTTGCAACTACCGCCAGATAAACAAGAATTAATTAGACAACATATTGATTACTTAACAGATAAACATGAACAACTTTTACTAACCTATATTGACAAAGTTTCTATCGACCTTGAATATGTAGAGTCACATTTAGCACAAGATCCACAAGATTTAATGCAACTTTTCCTGCGTGAGATGGAAGAAACAGAAAAAGATGAATATGAAGACATGATGGATAAATATCATCTAATGCGTATTATCGCTTCTGTTTTTGCTTATCAAGAAACAATCGATTATTTAGAAAAACTAATTCACAGTTTTAAACTTCGGCATACAGAAGAAAATCAAATCGATATTAACGTTAATGAAGAATAA
- a CDS encoding nucleoside tri-diphosphate phosphatase, whose translation MYLPKEKEIIQIKSYKHNGKLHRTWKKTVVLKSTENIIIGGNDHTLVVEADGRKWVTREPSICYFHSDYWFNVISMIREDGIYHYCNLGTPFAVDEQALKYIDYDLDIKVFPDGRFHLLDEGEYEQHRRQMKYPDSIDRILKTNVDVLSHWILDKKGPFSPDYIDIWYEKYKEYR comes from the coding sequence ATGTACTTACCCAAAGAGAAAGAAATAATACAGATCAAGAGCTACAAACATAACGGTAAACTTCATCGTACTTGGAAAAAGACAGTGGTGCTTAAATCTACGGAGAATATTATTATCGGTGGAAACGACCACACATTAGTTGTGGAAGCAGACGGACGTAAATGGGTAACGCGCGAACCATCAATTTGTTATTTTCATAGTGATTACTGGTTTAATGTAATTTCGATGATTAGAGAAGATGGCATTTATCATTACTGTAATTTAGGTACACCTTTTGCGGTAGATGAACAAGCGCTGAAGTACATTGACTATGACCTCGATATTAAGGTTTTCCCAGATGGAAGGTTTCATTTGCTTGATGAGGGCGAATATGAACAACACCGTCGCCAAATGAAGTATCCAGACTCAATTGACCGGATACTAAAAACTAATGTAGATGTGCTAAGCCACTGGATTTTGGACAAAAAAGGTCCATTTTCTCCTGATTACATTGACATTTGGTATGAAAAGTATAAAGAATATCGTTAA
- the fabL gene encoding enoyl-[acyl-carrier-protein] reductase FabL: MNKVALVTGSSRGLGREIAIALAKEGYDIAVNFSRNRKKAEEVQQEIEQLGRKCTIFKANVGDVEKVRALFKAVDEEFGRLDVFINNAASGVLRPIMELEESHWDWTMNINAKALLFAGQEAAKLMQRQKSGKIISLSSIGSIRYLENYTTVGVSKAAVESLTRYLAVELAPFGIAVNAVSGGLIETEALNHFPNREELLKDAVSKTPAGRMIEPNDLVNAVLFLASEKADMIRGQTILVDGGRTLLV; encoded by the coding sequence ATGAACAAAGTAGCATTAGTAACAGGAAGTAGTAGAGGACTTGGGAGAGAAATAGCCATTGCGCTTGCAAAAGAAGGTTATGATATTGCAGTAAACTTTTCAAGAAATCGAAAAAAAGCAGAAGAAGTACAACAAGAAATTGAACAATTAGGAAGAAAATGCACTATTTTTAAAGCAAATGTTGGCGACGTAGAAAAAGTGAGAGCTTTATTTAAAGCGGTAGACGAAGAATTTGGTCGATTAGATGTTTTTATTAATAATGCAGCAAGTGGTGTGCTTAGACCAATTATGGAACTAGAAGAATCACACTGGGACTGGACAATGAATATCAATGCGAAGGCGTTATTATTTGCGGGACAAGAAGCAGCTAAATTAATGCAACGTCAAAAAAGTGGTAAAATCATCAGTTTAAGCTCTATTGGTTCGATTCGGTATTTGGAAAACTATACAACTGTTGGCGTATCAAAAGCAGCGGTAGAGTCACTTACTCGCTATTTAGCAGTTGAACTTGCGCCTTTTGGAATTGCCGTAAATGCTGTTTCAGGTGGCTTAATCGAAACGGAAGCACTGAATCATTTTCCAAACCGTGAAGAGTTATTAAAAGATGCCGTAAGTAAAACTCCAGCAGGTCGAATGATTGAACCAAATGATTTAGTCAATGCCGTATTATTCCTTGCTAGTGAAAAAGCAGACATGATTCGCGGGCAAACTATTTTAGTAGATGGTGGTAGAACACTTTTAGTATAG
- a CDS encoding glutamate-1-semialdehyde 2,1-aminomutase, whose protein sequence is MDHSMSKILHDEALLHIVGGVNSPSRSNKGVGGGIPVTMERANGAYFYDVDGNKYIDYLAAFGPIITGHAHPHITEAITKAAQNGVLYGTPTKHEITFAKMLKEAIPSLEKVRFTNSGTEAVMTTIRVARAYTGRDKIIKFAGCYHGHFDLVLVEAGSGPSTLGIPDSAGVTRSTAEEVITVPFNDLTSFKEALAVWGDQVAAVLVEPIVGNFGMVAPAEGFLEAVNELAHENGSLVIYDEVITAFRFMYGGAQNYLGVIPDLTAMGKIIGGGLPIGAYGGRVDIMEKVAPLGPAYQAGTHAGNPASILSGIACLEVLQEEGLYDRFEKYGSMLKEGIEKAAIKHGIAVTVNQIVGALTVYFTDEPVTNYAEAGATNGDLFGRFFKGMLEEGINLAPSKYEAWFITSAHSEADILETIQAVDTVFGKLVQGK, encoded by the coding sequence ATGGATCATTCAATGTCAAAAATACTGCATGATGAAGCACTTTTACATATAGTTGGCGGGGTTAATAGCCCATCTAGGTCAAATAAAGGAGTTGGCGGTGGTATTCCTGTAACAATGGAACGGGCTAATGGAGCTTATTTTTATGATGTAGATGGTAATAAGTATATTGATTACTTAGCTGCATTTGGACCAATTATTACTGGGCATGCGCATCCTCATATTACAGAAGCGATTACAAAAGCGGCGCAAAATGGCGTTTTGTACGGTACTCCTACGAAACACGAGATAACTTTTGCAAAAATGTTAAAAGAGGCCATTCCTTCTCTTGAAAAAGTTCGGTTTACAAACTCTGGAACGGAAGCGGTTATGACTACTATTCGTGTGGCTCGTGCTTATACTGGACGAGATAAAATTATTAAATTCGCCGGTTGTTATCACGGGCATTTTGATTTAGTGCTAGTGGAAGCTGGTTCTGGCCCTTCTACTCTCGGTATTCCAGATTCAGCTGGAGTAACAAGATCAACAGCGGAGGAAGTTATTACAGTTCCATTTAACGATCTTACATCTTTCAAAGAAGCATTAGCTGTTTGGGGAGATCAAGTTGCTGCTGTTTTAGTAGAACCAATCGTTGGGAATTTTGGAATGGTTGCTCCCGCGGAAGGTTTTTTAGAGGCCGTGAATGAACTTGCACATGAAAATGGCTCTTTAGTTATTTATGATGAAGTTATTACGGCGTTCCGTTTTATGTATGGTGGTGCTCAAAATTATTTAGGTGTTATTCCAGATTTGACTGCGATGGGTAAAATTATTGGTGGCGGTCTTCCGATTGGCGCTTACGGTGGTCGAGTAGATATTATGGAAAAAGTCGCTCCACTTGGTCCGGCATATCAAGCTGGAACTCATGCAGGTAATCCGGCCTCTATTCTTTCTGGTATTGCTTGTTTAGAAGTTTTACAAGAAGAAGGCCTTTATGATCGTTTTGAAAAATATGGTTCGATGTTAAAAGAAGGCATTGAAAAAGCAGCTATTAAACATGGTATCGCAGTTACAGTCAACCAAATTGTCGGAGCACTTACTGTTTACTTTACAGATGAGCCTGTGACTAATTATGCTGAAGCTGGGGCTACAAATGGAGATTTATTCGGTCGCTTCTTTAAGGGTATGCTAGAAGAAGGGATTAACTTGGCACCGTCAAAATATGAAGCTTGGTTCATTACTTCCGCGCATTCCGAGGCAGATATTTTAGAAACGATTCAAGCAGTTGATACTGTTTTTGGCAAATTGGTTCAAGGTAAATAG
- a CDS encoding NAD(P)-dependent oxidoreductase yields MKVLFTLDVPERLKNLQAEKFPDDTFYFESIDHFTNLGEVDVIITYGSNITEEKIKKATNLKLIMVFSAGVDSLPTKIIQEQKIKVANVRGIHAIPMGEYALSFMLSHVKKAAFFYKMQKEEKWASEEPITELAGKTLVVAGTGAIGAKVAEFAQAFDMEVIGINTTGHPVKPFSKTYAMTDLEKVAPLADFFVSVLPQTEETSGIYQLSFFEKMKTNAVFINIGRGSAVELETLERASKEEQIAHFYLDVLPEEPLPAESYLWQASNVTITPHVSGHSDKYLDRSFEIWFENINHLKENTKLRNEIDLNKGY; encoded by the coding sequence ATGAAAGTTTTGTTTACACTAGATGTACCCGAACGCCTTAAAAATTTACAAGCGGAAAAATTTCCGGACGATACCTTCTATTTTGAAAGTATTGATCATTTTACCAATTTAGGCGAAGTGGATGTCATCATCACATACGGATCTAACATTACTGAAGAAAAAATAAAAAAAGCTACTAATTTGAAACTAATAATGGTATTTTCTGCCGGAGTAGATAGCCTACCAACAAAAATTATCCAAGAACAAAAAATAAAAGTTGCTAATGTAAGAGGGATTCATGCAATACCAATGGGAGAATATGCCTTATCATTTATGTTATCTCACGTAAAAAAAGCAGCTTTCTTCTATAAAATGCAAAAAGAAGAAAAATGGGCAAGCGAAGAACCTATAACTGAATTAGCAGGAAAAACATTAGTGGTGGCAGGTACTGGAGCAATCGGAGCAAAAGTAGCAGAATTCGCTCAAGCTTTTGATATGGAAGTTATAGGGATTAATACTACTGGCCATCCAGTAAAACCATTTAGTAAAACATATGCCATGACTGACTTGGAAAAAGTAGCTCCCTTAGCCGATTTTTTCGTAAGTGTTTTGCCACAAACAGAAGAAACCTCAGGCATTTATCAGTTATCCTTTTTTGAGAAAATGAAAACTAACGCCGTATTTATTAATATTGGAAGAGGAAGCGCAGTAGAATTAGAAACTTTAGAACGAGCTTCAAAAGAAGAACAAATCGCTCATTTTTATCTAGATGTTTTACCAGAAGAGCCACTGCCTGCAGAAAGCTATCTATGGCAAGCGAGCAATGTAACAATTACCCCGCATGTATCTGGTCATTCTGATAAATATTTGGATCGTAGTTTTGAGATTTGGTTTGAAAATATAAATCATTTGAAAGAAAATACAAAATTACGTAATGAAATTGATTTAAATAAAGGCTATTAA
- the mutY gene encoding A/G-specific adenine glycosylase, translating into MRKMKRLTWDETKITAFQEALVSWYEANKRILPWRENTEPYRIWVSEIMLQQTKVDTVIPYFNRFMTQFPTMESFVNADEADILKAWEGLGYYSRVRNLQTAMKQVMTDFSGEVPSDLTTILSLKGVGPYTAGAILSIAYNQAEPAVDGNVMRVIARVLEISEDIMKASTRKIFEEVLYQLIDQENPAAFNQGLMEIGALVCTPTKPMCLLCPLQPFCEAHKNGVETNYPVKIKKTKTKTKELLSIIVISDDGKIAIEKRPENGLLANMWQFPTIEIAKKENDEVAKLQFLHNYGLEVSLEEEPIAHIKHIFSHLVWKMDIRVARLRSAVPNENWHFATEEEMKRLAFPVPYQKMWQAWKEFKGE; encoded by the coding sequence ATGAGAAAAATGAAGAGACTAACATGGGATGAAACAAAAATAACTGCTTTTCAAGAAGCACTCGTTTCCTGGTATGAAGCGAATAAACGCATTTTACCTTGGCGCGAAAATACTGAACCTTATAGAATTTGGGTCTCAGAAATCATGCTTCAACAAACAAAAGTCGATACTGTGATTCCTTATTTTAATCGCTTTATGACTCAATTTCCGACAATGGAAAGTTTTGTTAATGCAGATGAGGCAGACATATTAAAAGCATGGGAAGGATTAGGTTATTACTCGCGTGTTAGAAATCTTCAAACCGCGATGAAACAAGTAATGACTGATTTTTCTGGAGAAGTACCAAGTGATTTAACCACTATTTTATCACTTAAAGGTGTCGGACCATATACGGCAGGAGCTATTCTAAGTATTGCATATAATCAAGCAGAACCAGCTGTCGATGGAAATGTGATGCGTGTTATTGCACGAGTTTTGGAAATTAGCGAAGATATTATGAAAGCATCCACACGGAAAATTTTTGAAGAAGTATTGTATCAACTAATCGACCAAGAAAATCCGGCAGCCTTTAACCAAGGATTAATGGAAATTGGCGCGCTCGTTTGTACACCTACAAAACCAATGTGTCTGCTTTGCCCCTTGCAACCTTTTTGCGAGGCGCATAAAAATGGTGTCGAAACCAATTACCCAGTGAAAATCAAAAAAACAAAAACGAAAACCAAAGAATTACTAAGTATTATTGTAATTTCAGACGATGGAAAAATAGCGATAGAGAAACGACCAGAAAATGGCTTACTAGCGAATATGTGGCAATTTCCAACCATTGAAATCGCCAAAAAAGAAAATGATGAGGTAGCAAAACTACAATTTTTACATAATTATGGCTTAGAAGTATCGCTAGAAGAGGAACCAATTGCGCATATCAAACACATCTTTTCTCATTTAGTTTGGAAAATGGACATTCGTGTGGCGAGACTTCGGTCAGCAGTTCCAAATGAAAACTGGCATTTCGCAACAGAAGAAGAAATGAAACGGCTTGCTTTTCCAGTACCATATCAAAAAATGTGGCAAGCTTGGAAAGAATTTAAGGGGGAGTAA
- a CDS encoding TIGR01777 family oxidoreductase codes for MHILLTGATGFIGDHLVHELEKSDHELFILTRQKLKNRANVHYIEWLNDDKLPNLEDLPVDVCINLAGAGLMDEKWTYDRKKVIVNSRIEATSALLSIVSKMKSKPKSWINASAIGAYTSSKSTIYLDTEENAYADNFLGKTVYEWEKTASAASDLGIRVVYARFGLVLGTGGGSFPVFEKLFQTYTGGKFGSGRQWYSWIHVDDVVAAMLFIFNHEQINGVVNFTAPHPVQEKKFAERLGKAMHKPYKTPVPKKIIKFILGERAMTILDSQRAYPEKLMSNHFEFRFETLQEALDDLID; via the coding sequence TTGCATATCTTACTTACAGGCGCAACAGGTTTTATTGGTGATCATTTAGTACATGAATTAGAAAAATCAGATCACGAGCTTTTCATCTTAACAAGACAAAAGCTAAAAAACCGCGCAAATGTACATTATATTGAATGGTTAAATGATGATAAGTTACCTAATTTAGAAGATTTACCAGTAGATGTTTGTATTAATTTGGCAGGTGCTGGTTTGATGGATGAAAAATGGACATATGATAGGAAGAAAGTGATTGTAAATAGCCGCATCGAAGCTACTTCAGCACTCTTATCGATTGTTTCAAAAATGAAATCCAAACCTAAATCGTGGATTAATGCAAGTGCAATTGGAGCTTATACTTCCTCCAAATCAACTATTTATCTAGACACGGAAGAAAATGCTTATGCAGATAACTTCTTAGGAAAAACAGTTTATGAATGGGAAAAGACAGCTAGTGCAGCAAGTGATTTAGGTATTCGAGTAGTTTACGCTCGTTTTGGGCTTGTACTTGGGACTGGCGGCGGTTCATTTCCTGTTTTTGAAAAGTTATTCCAAACATATACGGGCGGGAAATTCGGCAGTGGTCGACAATGGTATTCTTGGATTCATGTCGATGATGTTGTAGCGGCAATGTTGTTTATTTTTAATCATGAACAGATTAATGGGGTAGTTAATTTTACCGCGCCTCACCCTGTTCAAGAAAAGAAATTTGCCGAGCGACTCGGTAAAGCAATGCATAAACCTTATAAAACTCCAGTACCGAAGAAAATCATTAAATTCATTCTCGGTGAACGAGCAATGACCATTTTGGATAGTCAGAGGGCTTATCCAGAAAAATTAATGAGTAATCATTTTGAATTTCGATTCGAAACGTTGCAAGAAGCTTTAGATGACTTAATTGATTAG
- a CDS encoding metal-dependent hydrolase, with the protein MDTGTHVVMGIALGALATVDPVVAGSSQAAIGIMTATIIGSQIPDIDTVLKLKNNADYIRNHRGITHSLPMLAIWPLLISSILYLIFPAATFIHLLLWTFIAVGLHIFVDIFNAYGTQAIRPFKETWVAFGFINTFDWFIFGSHVVAIAVWLLGSPAVPTFVTLYIILALYYVARFVTQRMIKHAVQNLIPDSEEIIIASTIHFFQWRVAVTTKDHYYVGRAFKRNISIYEKFDRLPVPDNEIIRSAKKDKNLAAFISFSKVYNWRIEEKLDGTYVTFTDLRYRSNGHYPFVAVVKLDDDLKIISSYTGWIFSTEKLYKKLAPVSI; encoded by the coding sequence TTGGATACTGGCACACATGTAGTAATGGGAATTGCACTCGGAGCGTTAGCAACCGTAGACCCGGTAGTTGCCGGAAGTTCTCAAGCTGCCATTGGTATTATGACAGCAACAATTATTGGTTCACAGATTCCTGACATTGACACAGTATTAAAACTTAAAAATAACGCTGATTATATTAGAAATCATCGAGGAATCACGCATTCCTTGCCGATGCTTGCCATTTGGCCATTACTTATTTCATCCATTTTGTATTTAATTTTCCCAGCAGCCACGTTTATTCATTTATTATTATGGACGTTTATAGCGGTTGGGTTACACATTTTTGTTGATATTTTCAACGCATACGGGACGCAAGCTATTAGACCGTTTAAAGAGACATGGGTTGCTTTTGGATTTATCAATACTTTTGATTGGTTCATTTTCGGCTCTCATGTCGTTGCTATTGCGGTTTGGCTATTAGGTTCACCAGCAGTTCCTACGTTTGTCACGCTCTACATTATTTTGGCACTTTATTACGTGGCAAGATTTGTGACGCAGCGGATGATCAAACATGCGGTTCAAAACTTAATTCCCGATTCAGAAGAAATCATTATCGCGTCCACTATCCATTTCTTTCAGTGGCGTGTGGCGGTTACAACCAAAGATCATTACTACGTAGGTCGAGCTTTCAAACGAAATATCTCCATTTATGAAAAATTTGATCGGCTACCTGTTCCTGATAATGAAATCATTCGTTCTGCGAAAAAAGATAAAAACCTAGCTGCTTTCATCTCATTCTCCAAAGTGTACAATTGGCGCATTGAAGAAAAACTAGATGGCACCTATGTTACTTTTACTGATTTGCGTTATCGAAGTAATGGGCATTACCCATTCGTAGCAGTAGTTAAATTAGATGATGACTTGAAGATCATTTCATCTTACACTGGTTGGATTTTTTCAACTGAAAAATTATACAAAAAACTAGCACCTGTTAGTATTTAA
- the perR gene encoding peroxide-responsive transcriptional repressor PerR, producing the protein MAVSNATLKEAVDVLKKTGVRITPQRHAILEFLINSHTHPTADDIYRSLEGNFPNMSVATVYNNLRVFRDAGLIKELSYGDASSRFDFSTSNHYHAICNVCGKIVDFHYPGLDEVEHFAAHVTGYEIDNHRLEVYGTCPECKEKQSNN; encoded by the coding sequence ATGGCGGTGTCTAATGCAACTCTAAAAGAGGCAGTAGATGTCTTAAAGAAAACAGGAGTAAGAATCACTCCTCAGCGTCATGCTATACTTGAATTCTTAATTAACTCACATACACACCCAACCGCAGATGATATTTATCGGTCTTTAGAAGGAAACTTCCCAAACATGAGTGTAGCAACGGTATATAATAATTTGCGCGTTTTTCGAGATGCCGGTCTAATTAAAGAATTATCCTATGGCGATGCATCTAGTCGATTCGATTTCTCAACTTCTAACCACTACCACGCAATTTGTAACGTATGTGGAAAAATAGTAGACTTTCATTATCCAGGCTTAGATGAAGTAGAACATTTCGCAGCCCACGTAACTGGCTATGAAATTGATAATCACAGGCTGGAAGTATATGGAACATGTCCAGAATGTAAAGAAAAACAATCAAATAATTAA
- a CDS encoding YfhJ family protein codes for MYTYLDELTAELMAKNPHLDKEQALWWIEMLWSDFESSYAKAGYPYRGPEYAADYVRQQIERHGSFLHQVERKDPNK; via the coding sequence TTGTATACGTATTTAGATGAACTAACGGCGGAATTGATGGCTAAAAATCCGCATTTAGATAAAGAGCAAGCCTTGTGGTGGATTGAAATGCTTTGGTCAGATTTCGAAAGTTCCTATGCAAAAGCAGGTTACCCATACCGTGGCCCTGAGTACGCAGCGGATTATGTTCGCCAACAAATCGAGCGTCACGGTAGCTTTTTACATCAAGTAGAACGAAAAGACCCAAACAAATAG
- the recX gene encoding recombination regulator RecX produces the protein MKITSISVQQKNKERYNIFIDEKYNFSVDEEVLARYQLMKGKTLTEADIEEIKQADMVRKGLNKAINFLSHRVRSEKEIRDYLRKQEMEPFAVDEILKKLADMDYINDVEFAELYTKTQIKTTLKGPRTIERELVEKGLTREIISQVMEEYASDIQLENATKQAMKIMKRNNKSAKKMLQQKIITDLIQKGYSSEVAKMAAIEATSELDVADEADILQKQVEKTIRKNKRYKPSIAKQKTITSLMQKGFSYDTIQSYLTENEISFEEEE, from the coding sequence ATGAAAATCACGTCCATAAGTGTCCAACAAAAAAACAAAGAACGCTATAACATTTTTATTGATGAAAAATATAATTTTAGTGTGGATGAAGAAGTTTTAGCCCGCTACCAACTAATGAAAGGAAAAACGTTAACTGAGGCTGATATAGAAGAAATAAAACAAGCAGATATGGTCCGGAAAGGTCTTAATAAAGCAATCAATTTCTTATCACATCGCGTCCGTTCGGAAAAAGAAATTCGCGATTATTTAAGAAAGCAAGAAATGGAACCTTTCGCAGTAGATGAGATTTTAAAAAAATTAGCTGATATGGATTATATTAACGATGTCGAATTTGCCGAACTATACACAAAAACACAAATCAAAACAACACTAAAAGGACCGCGAACAATTGAGCGTGAGTTAGTTGAAAAAGGTTTAACAAGAGAAATTATTAGTCAAGTAATGGAAGAATATGCAAGTGATATTCAGCTCGAAAATGCCACCAAACAAGCGATGAAAATCATGAAACGAAACAACAAAAGTGCAAAGAAAATGCTACAACAAAAAATTATCACTGATTTAATTCAGAAAGGCTATTCTAGCGAAGTAGCGAAAATGGCTGCAATTGAAGCTACAAGTGAGTTAGATGTGGCGGATGAAGCAGACATTTTACAAAAACAAGTTGAAAAAACAATTCGTAAAAATAAACGCTATAAACCAAGCATCGCCAAGCAAAAAACGATCACATCGCTAATGCAGAAAGGTTTTTCTTATGATACAATTCAATCATACCTAACTGAAAATGAAATCAGTTTCGAGGAGGAAGAGTGA